Proteins from a single region of Argiope bruennichi chromosome 6, qqArgBrue1.1, whole genome shotgun sequence:
- the LOC129972366 gene encoding speckle-type POZ protein-like yields MERKRKSIIITWKIENVKCIHQQKMELYSPEISMDEMDGTKWKLGVLEIAGSEISLCVKREEDNGLQEFGLFYHFSVKTPQGIFSTPKRIYGYIFKKNERCSMIRIDTKNLDDQKMDTILTLEDLTIHCKIWKQQGSFLKSVKFFAKTRLKIEHCMFDGNVRNFSSFPSEEMATLKTVSSSSGEKLVTVKFFFRNYSMGIIFEAMDKANKRFYHFKLHVLDCSGNKIDNVKLKRKFVLNSTERVYLPSLSVNELIKNKDQYLINDTLSMQCEITFYSGIECEQIEWAEYETDFTRAVESLTSKLGSPCDVKLQTDTETFPAHTAILSAHSPVFEAMFNTNIKETIKKCVHIDDIDAATVKRMLVFLYTDTLGELTWKKATKLYFSAVKYQILSLKEECTMRLKQSISVSNCCDLLLLADLYQDKYLKRAVRDFIAHHGEEVLFCEQWMDLEDSQPKVAIEILRDLFVEDCWIYIF; encoded by the coding sequence ATGGAGcggaaaagaaaaagcattattATAACTTGGAAGATAGAGAATGTTAAATGCATTCATCAGCAGAAAATGGAACTGTACAGTCCTGAGATTTCGATGGATGAAATGGACGGAACCAAGTGGAAATTAGGGGTGCTTGAAATAGCAGGTTCAGAAATTTCGTTATGTGTAAAAAGAGAAGAAGATAATGGTTTGCAAGAATTCGgcttattttaccatttttcagTCAAAACACCTCAAGGAATATTTTCAACTCCAAAAAGAATTTATggatacatatttaaaaagaatgaaaggtGCTCAATGATTAGAATAGATACGAAAAATTTGGATGATCAAAAAATGGATACAATTCTCACTCTTGAGGATCTTACCATCCATTGCAAAATATGGAAGCAACAAGGATCCTTCTTGAAGTCAGTCAAGTTCTTCGCTAAAACTCGACTGAAGATAGAGCATTGTATGTTCGATGgaaatgttagaaattttagCTCTTTTCCTAGTGAGGAAATGGCAACATTGAAGACAGTATCTTCATCTTCAGGAGAAAAATTGGTGACagtgaaatttttctttcgaaattactCAATGGGAATAATTTTCGAAGCTATGGATAAAGCAAATAAAcgattttatcatttcaaattgcaCGTCTTGGATTGCTCAGGTAATAAGATAGATAATGTgaaattgaaacgaaaatttgtaTTGAACTCCACTGAAAGAGTTTACTTACCATCTCTTTCGGTGAATGagctgataaaaaataaagaccaGTACTTGATAAATGACACTCTTTCCATGCAGTGTGAAATCACTTTTTATTCTGGAATAGAATGTGAGCAAATCGAATGGGCTGAATATGAAACTGATTTTACAAGAGCAGTGGAATCTCTGACATCCAAGTTGGGTAGCCCTTGCGATGTCAAGCTTCAGACAGATACCGAAACATTTCCAGCTCACACAGCCATTTTGAGTGCCCATTCTCCTGTATTCGAAGCTATGTTTAACACTAACATAAAAGAGACTATTAAAAAATGCGTCCACATCGATGACATTGACGCAGCGACTGTAAAACGCATGCTTGTGTTTCTGTATACTGATACCTTGGGAGAATTAACATGGAAAAAAGCTACTAAACTCTATTTCTCAGCAGTCAAGTACCAGATACTTTCCCTGAAGGAGGAATGTACGATGCGCTTGAAGCAGAGTATAAGTGTGTCTAATTGCTGTGACCTTTTGCTTTTGGCCGATCTGTatcaagataaatatttgaagaggGCAGTGAGGGATTTCATAGCTCATCACGGCGAAGAAGTTCTTTTTTGTGAACAGTGGATGGATTTGGAGGACAGCCAGCCCAAAGTGGCAATCGAAATTTTACGTGATCTATTTGTAGAAGATTGCTGGATATATATCTTTTGA